A stretch of Campylobacter gracilis DNA encodes these proteins:
- a CDS encoding aspartate-semialdehyde dehydrogenase, whose protein sequence is MSSYNIAIVGATGAVGEEILRVLDEMNFPVKDILPLASAKSAGEKVEFRGKEYVVRELTDSTFDENEIDIAFFSAGGSISAHYVPFAAASGAVVIDNTSHFRMQENVPLVVPECNPQDIKLWEETGIIANPNCSTIQMVQILKPLDDAFDIERVDVSTYQAASGAGKEGMEELVFQLQKFFEFKLDECKPKVFAHQLAFNVIPHIDVFLDNDYTKEEMKMVNETQKILHKNFAVSATCVRVPVLRSHSEAITIKFKKDFEISHVREILRNAPSIVLADDPSKNEYPMPLLSSDTNETYVGRLRRDNFDDKILHLWCSADQIRVGAATNAVRIALRWIDMQQDK, encoded by the coding sequence ATGAGTAGTTATAATATCGCCATCGTAGGCGCTACCGGCGCCGTAGGCGAGGAGATTTTGCGCGTCTTAGACGAGATGAACTTCCCCGTAAAGGACATACTGCCGCTTGCAAGCGCAAAGAGCGCGGGCGAGAAGGTGGAATTCCGCGGCAAAGAATACGTCGTGAGGGAGCTTACCGACAGCACCTTCGACGAAAACGAGATCGACATCGCGTTTTTTAGCGCGGGCGGCTCCATTTCGGCGCATTACGTGCCATTTGCGGCGGCAAGCGGCGCGGTGGTGATCGACAACACGAGCCACTTTCGCATGCAAGAAAACGTCCCGCTCGTAGTGCCCGAGTGCAACCCGCAGGATATAAAGCTATGGGAAGAGACAGGTATCATCGCTAATCCGAACTGCTCAACTATCCAGATGGTTCAAATTCTTAAGCCGCTTGATGATGCGTTTGATATCGAGCGCGTGGACGTAAGCACCTACCAAGCCGCCAGCGGCGCAGGCAAAGAGGGCATGGAAGAGCTCGTGTTTCAGCTGCAGAAATTTTTTGAATTTAAGCTTGATGAGTGCAAACCTAAAGTTTTCGCGCACCAGCTAGCATTTAACGTCATTCCGCACATCGACGTCTTTTTGGACAACGACTACACCAAAGAAGAGATGAAGATGGTGAACGAAACGCAGAAAATTTTGCATAAAAACTTCGCCGTTTCGGCTACCTGCGTGCGCGTGCCGGTGCTTCGCAGCCACAGCGAGGCGATCACGATAAAATTTAAAAAAGATTTTGAGATTAGCCACGTGCGCGAAATTTTAAGAAACGCGCCTAGCATCGTGCTTGCAGACGATCCGAGCAAAAACGAGTACCCGATGCCGTTGCTTTCTAGCGATACGAACGAAACCTACGTCGGCAGGCTTCGCAGGGACAATTTCGACGATAAAATTTTGCACCTTTGGTGCAGCGCCGATCAGATCCGCGTCGGAGCGGCTACAAACGCCGTGCGCATCGCGCTTCGCTGGATCGATATGCAGCAAGACAAGTAG
- the gyrA gene encoding DNA gyrase subunit A: MQSNMFENQEIIDIDVEESIKTSYLDYSMSVIIGRALPDARDGLKPVHRRILYAMNDLGVGSRQPYKKSARIVGDVIGKYHPHGDTAVYDALVRMAQSFSMRIPSVDGQGNFGSIDGDGAAAMRYTEARMTPLAEELLKDLDKETVDFVPNYDESLNEPDVLPARVPNLLLNGSSGIAVGMATNIPPHSLDELVGGLLILLENKNASLEEIMGEIKGPDFPTGGIIYGKKGIIEAYKTGRGRVKIRAKTHIEKKASKDVIVIDELPYQTNKARLIEQIADLVKEKQIEGISEVRDESDRDGIRVVIELKRDAMSEIVLNNLFKQTTMEATFGVIMLAIDGKEPKIFTLIELLKLFLNHRKTVIIRRTIFELQKARARAHILEGLKIALDNIDEVIDVIRNSADTNVARENLMSRFDLSEAQSGAILDMRLSRLTGLEREKIEEELKEILAEIKRLDAILKSEELIEGIIKDELLEIKDKFKCPRITEIVDDYEDIDIEDLIANENMVVTITHRGYIKRVPSKTYEKQKRGGKGRVAVTTYDDDFIESFFTSNTHDTLMFITDRGQLYWLKVYKIPEGSRTAKGKAVVNLIQLGADEKIMAIIPTTDFDPSKSLVFFTRNGIVKRTNLSEFKNIRSLGIRAISLDEDDTLVTALIAPNSAEEMQNYKGGALSGDDLDGGEAEEILEQTEQDILEGSEDEISDEISQDEGAQDGEPQSTNENMLFIATKKGMCLKFNLNKIRQMGRIARGVKGIKFKEKGDEVIGAAFILSDMQEILSVSQKGIGKRTTASEYRLTNRGGKGVICMKLTNRTGELIGVVMVDEEMDLMALTTSGKMIRVDMQSIRKAGRNTSGVIVVNVEGDDVVSIATCPKAEEGDEGEADELAQDENLLNSNLDSKDSQSDGPSDEILKGGEDE, from the coding sequence ATGCAATCAAATATGTTTGAAAATCAGGAGATCATTGATATCGACGTCGAGGAATCGATCAAGACGAGTTATCTTGATTACTCGATGAGCGTTATCATCGGTCGCGCGCTACCCGACGCCAGAGACGGCCTAAAGCCCGTGCATAGGCGAATTTTATATGCGATGAACGATCTTGGCGTGGGTTCTCGCCAGCCATACAAAAAATCCGCCCGTATCGTAGGCGACGTCATCGGTAAATACCATCCGCACGGCGATACCGCCGTTTACGATGCGCTCGTGCGAATGGCGCAGAGCTTTTCGATGAGAATTCCTTCCGTGGACGGTCAAGGTAACTTCGGATCGATCGACGGCGACGGAGCGGCGGCGATGAGGTACACCGAAGCGCGTATGACGCCGCTAGCCGAGGAGCTGCTAAAAGACCTGGATAAAGAGACGGTCGATTTCGTGCCGAACTACGATGAGAGCCTAAACGAGCCCGACGTATTGCCTGCGCGCGTGCCGAATTTGCTGCTTAACGGCTCGAGCGGAATCGCCGTTGGAATGGCGACGAATATCCCGCCGCATAGCTTAGATGAGCTTGTGGGCGGTCTTTTGATACTGCTTGAGAATAAAAACGCAAGCCTAGAGGAGATCATGGGCGAGATCAAGGGTCCGGATTTTCCGACCGGCGGCATAATTTACGGCAAAAAAGGGATCATCGAGGCGTATAAAACGGGCAGAGGGCGCGTTAAAATTCGTGCTAAAACCCATATCGAAAAAAAAGCTAGTAAAGACGTCATCGTAATCGATGAGCTGCCGTATCAGACCAATAAGGCGCGCCTCATTGAGCAGATCGCGGATCTCGTAAAGGAAAAGCAGATCGAAGGAATCTCCGAGGTGCGCGACGAGAGCGATCGCGACGGAATTCGCGTAGTAATCGAGCTTAAGCGCGACGCGATGAGCGAGATCGTGCTGAATAATCTATTTAAGCAAACCACGATGGAGGCGACCTTCGGCGTGATAATGCTCGCAATCGACGGCAAGGAGCCGAAGATTTTCACGCTGATAGAACTTTTGAAGCTGTTTTTGAACCACAGAAAAACCGTCATCATCCGCCGCACAATTTTTGAGCTTCAAAAAGCGCGCGCTAGAGCGCATATCTTAGAGGGCTTAAAGATCGCGTTAGATAATATTGACGAAGTGATTGACGTGATTAGAAATTCCGCCGACACCAACGTCGCGCGTGAAAATTTAATGAGCAGATTCGACCTTAGCGAGGCGCAATCGGGCGCGATTTTAGATATGAGGCTAAGCCGCCTAACGGGACTTGAGCGCGAAAAGATCGAGGAGGAGCTAAAAGAAATTTTAGCCGAGATAAAGCGGCTTGACGCGATCCTAAAGAGCGAGGAGCTAATTGAAGGTATCATCAAAGATGAGCTTTTGGAGATCAAGGATAAATTTAAATGTCCGCGCATCACCGAAATCGTCGATGACTACGAGGATATCGACATTGAAGATTTAATCGCGAATGAAAATATGGTCGTTACGATCACTCATCGCGGCTACATCAAGCGCGTGCCTAGCAAGACTTACGAGAAGCAAAAGCGCGGTGGCAAAGGGCGCGTGGCGGTTACGACGTATGACGATGATTTCATCGAGAGCTTTTTTACGAGTAACACCCACGATACGCTTATGTTTATTACCGACCGCGGGCAGCTTTACTGGCTCAAGGTCTATAAAATCCCGGAGGGCTCGCGCACCGCAAAGGGCAAGGCGGTAGTAAATTTAATCCAGCTGGGCGCGGACGAAAAGATCATGGCGATCATCCCTACGACCGATTTTGATCCGAGTAAGTCGCTCGTATTTTTCACTCGCAACGGCATCGTAAAACGCACGAATTTAAGCGAGTTTAAAAATATCCGTTCGCTCGGCATTCGCGCTATCAGCCTAGATGAGGACGATACGCTAGTAACCGCTCTCATCGCTCCAAACAGCGCCGAGGAGATGCAAAACTACAAAGGAGGCGCCCTAAGCGGCGACGATCTGGACGGCGGCGAGGCTGAGGAAATTCTAGAGCAGACCGAGCAGGATATTTTAGAGGGCAGCGAGGATGAAATTTCAGATGAAATTTCGCAAGACGAGGGCGCTCAAGATGGCGAGCCGCAAAGCACTAACGAAAATATGCTATTCATCGCTACGAAAAAGGGAATGTGCCTTAAATTTAATCTAAATAAAATTCGCCAGATGGGGCGCATCGCTCGCGGCGTAAAGGGGATTAAATTTAAAGAAAAAGGCGATGAAGTCATCGGTGCCGCGTTTATTCTAAGCGACATGCAAGAAATTTTAAGCGTGAGCCAAAAGGGTATCGGCAAGCGCACCACTGCGAGCGAGTATCGCCTCACAAACCGCGGCGGCAAGGGCGTCATCTGCATGAAGCTCACCAACCGCACGGGCGAGCTCATCGGCGTCGTGATGGTCGATGAGGAGATGGATCTCATGGCGCTAACCACCAGCGGCAAGATGATCCGCGTCGATATGCAAAGCATCCGCAAAGCAGGCCGCAATACCAGCGGCGTCATCGTCGTAAATGTCGAGGGCGACGACGTCGTGAGCATCGCGACTTGCCCGAAGGCCGAGGAGGGCGACGAGGGCGAAGCGGACGAGCTTGCGCAGGATGAAAATTTATTAAATTCAAATTTGGATAGCAAAGATTCGCAGAGCGACGGCCCTAGCGATGAAATTTTAAAAGGAGGAGAGGATGAGTAG
- a CDS encoding ComF family protein has product MRCVNCGAFSLRTICAACAANLAECRLSMRQVEGFSVFYYYGYSEIRELILSKHHEYGAAVLARIASLSLAKFPLHLQREISANPQNYEAFKTGGIFKFNAVPLDDDARSGYSHTAILARALKSELIEPKFRCLRAQNRVKYTGQSLEFRLKHKRNFKILTPPQFPVILVDDIITSGLSMLQARETLIDGGFMPVCGLVLANAKE; this is encoded by the coding sequence ATGCGCTGCGTAAATTGCGGCGCGTTTAGCCTGCGCACGATCTGCGCCGCCTGCGCCGCAAATTTAGCCGAATGCCGCCTAAGTATGCGGCAGGTGGAGGGCTTTAGCGTGTTTTATTACTACGGCTACTCCGAAATTCGAGAGCTTATACTTTCTAAACATCACGAATACGGCGCTGCGGTGCTTGCGCGCATAGCCTCTTTAAGCCTAGCGAAATTCCCGCTTCATCTGCAGCGCGAAATTTCTGCAAATCCGCAAAATTACGAAGCGTTTAAAACAGGAGGGATTTTTAAATTTAATGCCGTGCCGCTGGATGATGACGCTCGCAGCGGATATTCGCACACGGCGATCCTAGCCCGCGCGCTAAAAAGCGAGCTAATTGAGCCAAAATTTCGCTGCCTGCGCGCGCAAAACCGCGTCAAATACACCGGGCAGAGTTTAGAATTTCGCCTAAAACACAAGCGGAATTTTAAAATTTTAACCCCGCCGCAATTCCCCGTGATCCTAGTAGACGACATCATTACCTCGGGCCTTAGCATGCTGCAAGCGCGCGAGACTTTGATCGATGGCGGCTTTATGCCCGTGTGCGGCTTGGTTTTAGCTAATGCAAAAGAATAA
- a CDS encoding YajG family lipoprotein, giving the protein MKKFLLGVFALFFVACSQTSSVISLNPYLSKADQTVSGKSVNINAINDQRENQMVIAVINDNDGKLVDEVLLKNNLSAWFDKALRAELEARGVRIDPASPNIVTVNIRSISAAINGYSKENMSARGEIAISIVQGNKTTTKRVSQDQSQFTALRTARSLNPFVQSLLGDIVKKSADQIILTL; this is encoded by the coding sequence ATGAAAAAATTTTTACTCGGCGTCTTTGCGCTATTTTTTGTCGCCTGCTCGCAAACTAGCAGCGTCATCAGCCTAAATCCGTATCTTTCTAAGGCCGATCAGACCGTAAGCGGCAAGTCGGTAAATATCAACGCGATCAACGATCAGCGCGAAAATCAGATGGTAATCGCCGTTATAAATGACAACGACGGCAAACTCGTCGATGAAGTGCTTTTAAAAAACAATCTCTCGGCGTGGTTCGATAAGGCTTTGCGCGCGGAGCTTGAGGCTCGCGGCGTAAGGATCGATCCAGCAAGCCCGAATATCGTAACCGTAAATATTAGAAGTATCTCGGCGGCGATCAACGGCTACTCGAAGGAAAATATGAGCGCAAGAGGCGAGATCGCGATCTCTATCGTGCAGGGCAACAAAACCACTACTAAGCGCGTTTCGCAGGATCAGAGCCAATTTACCGCGCTTCGTACGGCTAGATCGCTTAATCCTTTTGTGCAAAGCTTGCTTGGCGACATCGTCAAAAAATCCGCCGATCAAATCATCTTGACGCTTTAG